The following coding sequences lie in one Streptomyces venezuelae genomic window:
- a CDS encoding ricin-type beta-trefoil lectin domain protein: MSSIRKRGARKRRMAMAGVGAAAAVVAGLQLSPAAFGTGGDDEPAAVHPAAEAEDFGATRSDGTTFENGVMSLKSTPVARSAAPSGSSGRAAAAAPHGTGWQSGGASKYLTTGYTIKFYDKKSADWLAPYVKKSAADLQRVTTLPVKVDTRPVGWDYVRPRGEIIVGVLHRPCVPPADGGSQDWKVVRDGSGSKNLSCGFYASSLADTVTSGHAYIDDEFLTSAGKPAPSMGETYFRNHISHELGHTMGLAHANRSATRGDCVKGSDSGQFPVMCTPTNAYQDKRAGTYVQQYDMQGLRHLARGGGAVPPPQGKVTGLGRKCLDVKGGKAANGTQIQLYTCNSGPGQSWIPQQDGTIRALGKCLDNYRNPSTNGNKISLYDCNGGAAQRWKVNAKGQIVHVASGKVLDVKGGSTANGTKVQLSAANTYKRQIWVMPK; encoded by the coding sequence TTGAGTTCCATACGCAAGCGCGGCGCACGCAAGCGCCGCATGGCGATGGCCGGCGTGGGCGCCGCGGCGGCCGTCGTGGCGGGGCTCCAGCTGTCGCCCGCCGCCTTCGGCACCGGCGGCGACGACGAGCCGGCCGCGGTGCACCCGGCCGCCGAGGCGGAGGACTTCGGCGCCACCCGCTCCGACGGCACGACGTTCGAGAACGGCGTCATGTCACTGAAGTCGACGCCCGTGGCCCGCTCCGCGGCGCCGTCGGGATCGTCCGGGCGTGCCGCGGCCGCCGCCCCGCACGGCACGGGCTGGCAGTCGGGCGGCGCGTCGAAGTACCTCACCACCGGCTACACCATCAAGTTCTACGACAAGAAGTCCGCGGACTGGCTGGCGCCGTACGTGAAGAAGTCCGCCGCCGACCTCCAGCGCGTCACGACGCTCCCGGTGAAGGTCGACACGCGGCCGGTCGGCTGGGACTACGTCCGGCCCAGGGGCGAGATCATCGTCGGTGTGCTGCACCGGCCCTGCGTCCCGCCCGCCGACGGGGGCTCGCAGGACTGGAAGGTGGTCCGTGACGGCTCCGGCAGCAAGAATTTGAGCTGCGGCTTCTACGCCTCGTCCCTCGCCGACACGGTGACCAGCGGGCACGCGTACATCGACGACGAGTTCCTGACGTCGGCCGGCAAGCCCGCCCCGTCCATGGGTGAAACGTATTTCCGCAACCACATCAGCCACGAGCTCGGGCACACGATGGGCCTGGCGCACGCCAACCGCAGCGCGACCCGCGGCGACTGCGTCAAGGGGTCGGACTCCGGCCAGTTCCCCGTGATGTGCACGCCAACCAACGCGTACCAGGACAAGCGCGCGGGCACCTACGTCCAGCAGTACGACATGCAGGGCCTGCGTCACCTCGCGCGCGGCGGCGGCGCGGTGCCGCCCCCGCAGGGCAAGGTGACCGGTCTCGGCCGCAAGTGCCTCGACGTCAAGGGCGGCAAGGCGGCCAACGGCACGCAGATCCAGCTCTACACCTGCAACAGCGGTCCCGGGCAGTCCTGGATCCCGCAGCAGGACGGCACGATCCGCGCGCTCGGCAAGTGCCTGGACAACTACCGCAACCCGAGCACCAACGGCAACAAGATCTCCCTGTACGACTGCAACGGCGGCGCGGCCCAGCGCTGGAAGGTCAACGCCAAGGGCCAGATCGTGCACGTCGCGTCAGGCAAGGTCCTCGACGTGAAGGGCGGCTCCACCGCCAACGGCACCAAGGTCCAGCTGTCCGCGGCGAACACGTACAAACGGCAGATCTGGGTCATGCCCAAGTAA
- a CDS encoding Lrp/AsnC family transcriptional regulator encodes MAVDELDTRILRLLLEQPRTSLREYARVLGIARGTLQARLDRMERDGVITGTGPFLSPAALGHPVLAFVHIEVTQGHLDEVGDALAAVPEIIEAHSITGGGDLLTRVAARDNGHLEDVVQRLINLPGVVRTRTEMALRERVPHRLLPLVESVGRSVGGQA; translated from the coding sequence ATGGCCGTCGACGAACTCGACACCCGCATCCTCCGGCTGCTGCTGGAGCAGCCCCGCACCAGCCTGCGCGAGTACGCCCGCGTCCTCGGTATCGCCCGCGGCACGCTCCAGGCCAGGCTCGACCGCATGGAGCGGGACGGCGTGATCACCGGCACGGGGCCCTTCCTCTCCCCCGCCGCGCTCGGTCACCCCGTGCTCGCCTTCGTCCACATCGAGGTCACGCAGGGGCACCTGGACGAGGTGGGGGACGCGCTCGCCGCCGTGCCGGAGATCATCGAGGCGCACTCGATCACGGGCGGCGGCGACCTCCTGACCCGCGTCGCGGCCCGCGACAACGGGCACCTGGAGGACGTCGTGCAGCGGCTGATCAACCTGCCGGGGGTCGTGCGCACGCGGACGGAGATGGCGCTGCGGGAGCGGGTGCCGCACCGGCTGCTCCCGCTGGTCGAGTCGGTCGGCAGGTCCGTCGGCGGACAGGCTTGA
- a CDS encoding HAD family hydrolase yields the protein MSTFGRTAVVLDLDGTLVDSEPNYYEASRALLADRTGREYTWADNEQYVGISSHETLALWRREYGIAASVAELLADLDRRYLALARARTPVYPEMRKLVERLHDAGVPMAVASGSSRAAIGAILAGTGLDALLTTFVSAEEVPRGKPAPDVFLAAAALLGAEPADCVVFEDAAPGAAAAHAAGMRCVAIPYVAAHADDPAFADAELLFRGGQREFTAQAALDVLAEGRDR from the coding sequence GTGAGCACCTTCGGCAGGACCGCGGTCGTCCTCGACCTCGACGGCACCCTCGTGGACAGCGAACCCAACTACTACGAAGCGTCGCGGGCCCTGCTCGCCGACCGCACGGGCCGGGAGTACACCTGGGCCGACAACGAGCAGTACGTCGGCATCAGCTCCCACGAGACGCTCGCGCTCTGGCGGCGGGAGTACGGGATAGCGGCATCCGTGGCGGAGCTGCTCGCCGACCTCGACCGCCGCTATCTGGCGCTCGCCCGCGCCCGGACCCCCGTCTACCCGGAGATGCGCAAGCTCGTCGAGCGGCTGCACGACGCGGGAGTGCCGATGGCGGTGGCGTCCGGTTCCTCGCGCGCGGCCATCGGGGCGATCCTGGCCGGCACGGGCCTGGACGCCCTGCTGACGACGTTCGTCTCCGCCGAGGAGGTGCCGCGCGGCAAGCCCGCGCCGGACGTGTTCCTCGCGGCGGCCGCGCTGCTCGGCGCGGAGCCCGCGGACTGCGTGGTCTTCGAGGACGCGGCGCCGGGTGCCGCGGCGGCGCACGCGGCGGGTATGCGGTGCGTCGCGATCCCGTACGTCGCCGCCCACGCGGACGACCCGGCCTTCGCGGACGCGGAGCTGCTGTTCCGGGGCGGACAGCGGGAGTTCACGGCGCAGGCCGCGCTGGACGTGCTGGCGGAGGGCCGCGACCGCTGA
- a CDS encoding phosphatase PAP2 family protein codes for MLWTAAGVVTLGFLVALEIASRHYGLPGPITAQASEVIFAPKSGPLLYASMALMMVVLTWRQRFIAFGVAVGIDIVFFLVRLAVGADMMFGNGALWVILGTGVIAVTRRTGPERVLLLKGVGLGLLLVAGRKTGDAWLLITSKTRPTVLDPYVAVADHALGNPSWLVGRAVEATGPVGSTVLDWVYIQLAVAAVCVSLYQLRNVATEGRFPGHYLVRTFLVIGLVGPAIYMVFPVVGPIFAYGEGAFGTGGSQWALAELWPHTAPPLTDPHAMPYDGFTPRNCMPSLHTAWATAIFIHSRKGPRWLRYAGTFWLVATLGATLGFGYHYGADLIAGVVFAFTIDAAVRSFDRGWDRSAVRLVAYGTAVFTALLVAYRYLPVQMAEYPWVAGPLLILAMASVVQGYMWTTKLWEPKPVPAEPEPQPELV; via the coding sequence CTGCTGTGGACCGCGGCGGGCGTGGTGACCCTCGGGTTCCTCGTCGCGCTGGAGATCGCCTCGCGGCACTACGGCCTGCCGGGGCCGATCACCGCCCAGGCGAGCGAGGTGATCTTCGCGCCGAAGTCGGGGCCGCTGCTGTACGCGAGCATGGCGCTGATGATGGTCGTGCTCACCTGGCGGCAGCGGTTCATCGCCTTCGGCGTCGCCGTCGGCATCGACATCGTGTTCTTCCTGGTGCGGCTCGCGGTCGGCGCCGACATGATGTTCGGCAACGGCGCGCTGTGGGTGATCCTGGGCACCGGGGTCATCGCCGTCACCCGCCGCACCGGGCCGGAACGCGTGCTTCTCCTGAAGGGCGTCGGCCTGGGGCTGCTGCTCGTGGCCGGGCGCAAGACCGGGGACGCCTGGCTGCTCATCACCTCGAAGACCCGCCCGACGGTCCTCGACCCGTACGTCGCCGTCGCCGACCACGCACTGGGCAACCCGTCGTGGCTGGTGGGCCGCGCGGTCGAGGCGACGGGGCCGGTCGGCTCGACCGTCCTGGACTGGGTCTACATCCAGCTCGCGGTGGCCGCGGTCTGCGTCTCGCTCTACCAGCTGCGCAACGTCGCCACCGAGGGCCGCTTCCCCGGCCACTACCTGGTGCGCACCTTCCTGGTCATCGGCCTGGTCGGGCCGGCCATCTACATGGTCTTCCCGGTGGTCGGGCCGATCTTCGCGTACGGGGAAGGGGCCTTCGGCACCGGCGGCAGCCAGTGGGCGCTCGCCGAGCTGTGGCCGCACACGGCGCCGCCCCTCACCGACCCGCACGCGATGCCGTACGACGGGTTCACCCCGCGCAACTGCATGCCCAGCCTGCACACGGCATGGGCCACCGCGATCTTCATCCACTCCCGCAAGGGGCCGCGCTGGCTCCGGTACGCGGGCACCTTCTGGCTGGTCGCGACGCTCGGCGCCACCCTGGGCTTCGGCTACCACTACGGCGCGGACCTCATCGCGGGCGTCGTGTTCGCCTTCACCATCGACGCGGCGGTGCGCTCGTTCGACCGCGGCTGGGACCGGTCGGCGGTCCGGCTCGTCGCCTACGGCACCGCCGTGTTCACCGCGCTCCTGGTGGCGTACCGCTATCTGCCGGTGCAGATGGCCGAGTACCCGTGGGTGGCGGGACCGCTGCTCATCCTCGCGATGGCCTCCGTGGTCCAGGGCTACATGTGGACGACGAAGCTGTGGGAGCCGAAGCCCGTGCCCGCCGAACCGGAGCCCCAGCCCGAGCTGGTCTGA
- the aspA gene encoding aspartate ammonia-lyase, with amino-acid sequence MSTVPVPALRREHDLLGERDVPADVYWGIHSLRATENFPITGIPISVYPQLIDALAAVKEAAARANEELGLLPKVKADAIAAACREIRSGRLHDQFVVDVIQGGAGTSTNMNANEVVANRALELLGHPKGAYEHLHPNEDVNLSQSTNDVYPTAVKVATVSAVHGLLRAMAVVQDAFAAKALEFRDVLKMGRTQLQDAVPMTLGQEFSAYAVMIDEDRARLAEAVELIHEINLGATAIGTGLNAPAGYAETARRHLAEITGMPLVTAANLVEATQDCGAFVHLSGVLKRIAVKLSKSCNDLRLLSSGPRAGLNEINLPPVQAGSSIMPGKVNPVIPEVVNQVAFEVIGNDVTITMAAEAGQLQLNAFEPVILHSLAKSITSLRAACLTLAERCVTGITANTEVLRASVETSIGLVTALNPHIGYTAATEIAQEALSTGRGVAELVLEKGLLPAERLAELLTPERVAGAA; translated from the coding sequence ATGAGCACCGTCCCCGTCCCCGCCCTCCGTCGCGAGCACGATCTGCTCGGGGAGCGGGACGTTCCCGCCGATGTCTACTGGGGCATTCACTCCCTCAGGGCCACGGAGAACTTCCCCATCACCGGTATCCCCATCTCCGTGTACCCGCAGCTCATCGACGCGCTCGCCGCCGTCAAGGAGGCCGCGGCCCGGGCCAACGAGGAGCTGGGTCTGCTTCCGAAGGTGAAGGCCGATGCGATCGCGGCCGCGTGCCGGGAGATCCGCTCGGGGCGCCTGCACGATCAGTTCGTCGTCGACGTCATCCAGGGCGGCGCCGGTACCTCCACCAACATGAACGCCAACGAGGTCGTCGCCAACCGGGCGCTGGAGCTCCTCGGGCACCCCAAGGGCGCGTACGAGCACCTGCACCCCAACGAGGACGTCAACCTCAGCCAGTCCACCAATGACGTGTATCCGACCGCCGTGAAGGTCGCGACCGTCAGCGCCGTGCACGGACTGCTGCGCGCCATGGCGGTCGTGCAGGACGCGTTCGCAGCCAAGGCGCTGGAGTTCCGCGACGTCCTGAAGATGGGGCGCACCCAGCTCCAGGACGCCGTGCCGATGACGCTCGGCCAGGAGTTCTCCGCGTACGCCGTGATGATCGACGAGGACCGCGCGCGGCTCGCCGAGGCCGTCGAGCTCATCCACGAGATCAACCTCGGCGCCACCGCCATCGGTACGGGACTCAACGCCCCCGCCGGGTACGCCGAGACGGCCCGCCGGCACCTCGCCGAGATCACCGGCATGCCGCTGGTGACCGCCGCCAACCTGGTCGAGGCGACCCAGGACTGCGGCGCCTTCGTGCACCTGTCCGGCGTCCTGAAGCGGATCGCCGTCAAGCTCTCCAAGAGCTGCAACGACCTGCGGCTTCTTTCGTCCGGCCCGCGCGCGGGGCTCAACGAGATCAATCTGCCGCCCGTGCAGGCCGGATCCAGCATCATGCCCGGCAAGGTCAACCCGGTCATCCCCGAGGTCGTCAACCAGGTCGCCTTCGAGGTGATCGGCAACGACGTCACCATCACGATGGCCGCCGAGGCGGGTCAGCTCCAGCTCAACGCGTTCGAGCCGGTCATCCTGCACTCGCTCGCCAAGAGCATCACCTCGCTGCGCGCCGCCTGCCTGACGCTCGCCGAGCGGTGCGTGACGGGCATCACCGCCAACACGGAGGTGCTGCGCGCCTCGGTGGAGACCTCCATCGGCCTGGTCACGGCGCTCAACCCGCACATCGGGTACACCGCGGCCACCGAGATCGCACAGGAGGCCCTGAGCACGGGCCGGGGCGTCGCGGAACTGGTTCTCGAGAAGGGCCTGCTGCCCGCGGAGCGCCTCGCGGAGCTGCTCACCCCGGAGCGGGTGGCCGGAGCCGCCTGA